In Desulfuribacillus alkaliarsenatis, the following proteins share a genomic window:
- the fliF gene encoding flagellar basal-body MS-ring/collar protein FliF, with amino-acid sequence MSEKFKEYLEKATSYWQNLDKKQKIKLGSSAAFILTAFILLSIWAVTPEYTSIVSNVSDAEAGEIINELENLGVPYRLEGNSILVPQSRATRARYDLAASGYPKSGSIDYGIFTDTGFGMTKDQFSVLRKGALEGELEKTIRKIVVVEDARVHLNIPEPSVWVRDSQDDASAAVYLNVRPGVNLDENQILGIEQLVMMSVPGGIAREKIILIDQNGRRLVANGSGTDSLAQVFTNQIDIKSQIETQIQRSLRNSLESIMGVGNVVVDAVAKMNFDQQSRIEDLVSPVVGDQGIIISRQEETESSTTGSGDGGVPGFTGNDPATYESGDGQTGTYDRSFVIENREVNRTQIETVSQPYKVEDVSISILLNQREDQPIPEELIDQINTMARNIVLTTATQSLADDDVKISVLAYHFDTTLADQFADRGLSPLEMLYIAGAVVGAIAVAGGAYVVWRRRQQPEESEELDSQPVAEEDIELNEEGQQVKKQLEKLARSKPDDFTKLLRTWLMED; translated from the coding sequence ATGAGCGAAAAATTTAAAGAATACTTAGAAAAAGCAACCAGCTACTGGCAAAATCTCGATAAGAAGCAAAAGATTAAATTAGGTTCGAGTGCAGCCTTTATTTTGACTGCCTTTATTTTATTATCTATATGGGCCGTAACTCCAGAATATACAAGCATAGTATCTAATGTCTCTGATGCAGAGGCAGGGGAAATAATAAATGAATTAGAAAATTTGGGAGTTCCTTATCGCTTGGAAGGGAATTCTATTCTTGTACCGCAGTCTAGGGCAACTAGGGCTCGATATGATTTGGCTGCAAGTGGATATCCTAAAAGTGGATCAATTGATTACGGTATCTTTACAGATACTGGTTTTGGCATGACCAAAGATCAATTCTCAGTTCTAAGAAAAGGTGCATTAGAAGGCGAACTAGAAAAAACTATAAGAAAAATAGTAGTCGTTGAAGATGCGAGGGTCCACCTAAACATCCCTGAACCTTCTGTTTGGGTACGTGACTCACAGGATGATGCTTCAGCGGCTGTTTATTTGAACGTAAGACCTGGTGTTAACTTAGATGAAAATCAAATCTTAGGGATCGAGCAACTTGTTATGATGAGTGTTCCTGGGGGAATCGCCAGGGAAAAAATTATTTTGATAGACCAAAATGGAAGAAGACTTGTTGCAAATGGATCAGGCACTGATTCTTTAGCACAGGTTTTTACTAATCAAATAGATATTAAAAGTCAAATTGAGACACAAATACAACGAAGCTTACGAAACTCCCTTGAGTCGATAATGGGTGTTGGAAACGTAGTAGTTGATGCTGTGGCAAAGATGAATTTTGATCAACAGAGTAGGATAGAGGACTTAGTGTCTCCTGTAGTTGGTGATCAAGGAATAATTATAAGTAGGCAAGAAGAAACTGAATCATCTACTACTGGTTCGGGAGATGGTGGAGTTCCTGGTTTTACTGGGAATGACCCTGCTACTTATGAATCAGGCGACGGTCAAACGGGTACTTACGATAGAAGCTTTGTGATTGAAAATAGAGAAGTAAATAGAACTCAAATTGAGACTGTTTCTCAACCGTATAAAGTTGAGGATGTTTCTATTTCTATTTTACTGAATCAAAGAGAAGACCAACCAATACCAGAAGAATTAATTGATCAAATAAATACAATGGCTAGAAACATTGTATTAACAACAGCTACTCAGAGCCTAGCTGATGATGATGTGAAAATATCTGTGTTAGCTTATCATTTTGACACTACATTGGCAGATCAATTTGCTGATAGAGGTTTATCGCCACTTGAGATGCTATATATTGCAGGAGCTGTTGTCGGTGCGATTGCAGTGGCTGGTGGAGCGTATGTAGTATGGAGACGTCGTCAGCAGCCAGAAGAGTCTGAGGAATTAGATTCGCAGCCAGTTGCCGAAGAAGATATAGAGCTAAACGAAGAAGGACAACAAGTTAAGAAACAGTTAGAGAAACTAGCTAGATCGAAACCAGATGATTTCACCAAATTACTTCGCACTTGGTTGATGGAAGATTAG
- the fliE gene encoding flagellar hook-basal body complex protein FliE, giving the protein MVDKLNGLNIGINQLQRLQPVTNKTESTNSVSFGDTLKQALNQVNKLENESSKMGKLLAAGKIDNLHDVVIAGQKASIAVELTVQVRNKAVEAYQEVMRMQV; this is encoded by the coding sequence GTGGTTGATAAATTGAATGGTTTAAATATAGGAATAAATCAACTACAACGGTTACAGCCAGTAACTAATAAAACTGAGTCAACAAATAGTGTTAGTTTTGGTGATACACTTAAGCAAGCACTTAATCAAGTGAATAAATTAGAAAATGAATCAAGTAAAATGGGGAAATTGTTGGCAGCTGGCAAAATTGACAACTTACATGATGTTGTTATTGCTGGCCAAAAAGCAAGTATTGCTGTTGAATTAACAGTTCAAGTGCGAAATAAAGCAGTTGAAGCTTATCAAGAAGTTATGCGCATGCAAGTTTAA
- the fliG gene encoding flagellar motor switch protein FliG translates to MARSPQGLTGKQKAAILMVSLGPEVSSQIFKNLREDEIEQLTLEIANLRKVDPADKELVLNEFHQICVAQEYISQGGIEYAKDILQRALGQNKAVEVINKLTASLQVRPFDFARRSDPTQILNFIQNEHPQTISLILSYLESKQSAAILSALPQEKQADIAKRIATMDRTSPDIISEVERVLETKLSSSLTADYTSAGGIEAVVEILNGVDRGTERTILDALEIQDPELAEEIKKRMFVFEDIVTLDDRSIQRVIREVENQDLILSLKVASEEVRETLFKNMSKRMADNFKEEMEFMGPVRLRDVEESQTRIVAVIRKLEEEGEIIIARGGGDEIIV, encoded by the coding sequence ATGGCCCGTAGTCCTCAAGGATTAACTGGAAAACAAAAGGCAGCAATATTAATGGTATCTCTAGGTCCTGAAGTTTCATCACAGATATTTAAGAATTTACGCGAGGATGAAATAGAACAATTAACCTTAGAGATTGCCAATTTAAGAAAAGTAGACCCAGCAGATAAAGAGCTTGTTTTGAACGAGTTCCATCAAATATGTGTTGCTCAGGAATATATATCACAAGGTGGTATTGAGTATGCTAAGGATATATTACAGAGGGCACTAGGTCAAAATAAAGCGGTAGAAGTAATTAATAAATTAACAGCTTCGTTGCAGGTGCGGCCATTTGACTTTGCAAGAAGATCAGACCCGACGCAGATATTAAACTTCATTCAAAATGAACATCCGCAGACTATCTCTTTGATATTATCATATCTAGAGTCTAAGCAGTCGGCAGCGATATTGTCAGCACTACCGCAGGAAAAACAAGCAGATATCGCTAAACGGATAGCGACAATGGACAGAACATCACCTGATATTATCTCAGAGGTTGAGAGGGTTCTTGAAACGAAACTGTCATCATCCCTTACTGCAGATTATACTTCTGCAGGTGGAATAGAAGCTGTAGTTGAGATATTAAATGGCGTAGATAGAGGAACAGAAAGAACAATACTAGATGCTCTAGAAATACAAGATCCTGAATTAGCTGAAGAAATTAAGAAGAGAATGTTCGTATTTGAGGATATTGTTACCCTTGATGACCGTTCTATTCAAAGAGTTATTAGGGAAGTTGAAAACCAAGATCTTATACTGTCATTAAAAGTAGCCAGTGAAGAGGTTAGGGAGACATTATTTAAGAATATGTCTAAACGTATGGCAGATAATTTTAAAGAGGAAATGGAATTCATGGGACCTGTAAGATTGCGTGATGTAGAAGAGTCTCAAACACGTATAGTGGCCGTTATTAGAAAGCTTGAGGAAGAGGGCGAAATCATTATTGCTCGTGGCGGAGGAGATGAAATCATTGTCTAG
- a CDS encoding FliH/SctL family protein, which translates to MSSRIFKAGFVKPSTEAKVIEAKPVPFKKIENQNNNIEAQEAENDNKIQLSREAQEIINNAKLEAEEILQLAEQRATNINQTAEQEKDLMLKEIEDSASKIFETAKQDGFQAGYEEGYTAGNKQAHDDYMHRINEVNIILKEANKQKVDELLEAQELVTDIAFEVAKKILLKNPEVLKEQIVDLVTKSLEKVRDTEKVEINVNPKDFSVVNDALPNLKNIIHGKADIVIQVETHIDEGSCVLHTSLGTIDATVTTQLEEIKKALQSLDLGSEGIAEA; encoded by the coding sequence TTGTCTAGTAGAATCTTCAAAGCTGGATTTGTGAAACCTTCAACAGAAGCTAAAGTAATTGAAGCAAAGCCTGTTCCTTTTAAAAAAATTGAAAATCAAAATAACAATATAGAAGCACAAGAAGCTGAGAACGATAATAAAATCCAACTTTCTAGAGAAGCTCAGGAAATAATCAACAACGCTAAACTAGAGGCTGAAGAGATATTGCAGTTAGCAGAGCAGCGTGCAACAAATATTAACCAGACTGCAGAGCAAGAAAAAGACTTAATGCTAAAAGAAATCGAAGACAGCGCATCGAAAATTTTTGAAACTGCTAAGCAAGATGGATTCCAGGCTGGTTATGAAGAAGGATATACTGCTGGGAATAAACAAGCACATGATGATTATATGCATAGAATTAATGAAGTTAATATAATTCTTAAGGAAGCTAATAAACAAAAGGTTGATGAACTTTTAGAAGCACAAGAATTAGTAACAGATATAGCCTTTGAAGTAGCTAAGAAAATACTCTTGAAGAATCCAGAGGTTTTAAAAGAACAAATTGTAGATTTAGTGACTAAGTCCTTGGAAAAAGTAAGGGATACTGAAAAAGTTGAAATTAATGTAAATCCAAAGGACTTTTCTGTTGTAAATGATGCTCTGCCGAATCTCAAAAATATTATTCATGGCAAAGCAGATATTGTTATACAAGTAGAAACACACATTGATGAAGGTAGTTGTGTGTTGCATACAAGCTTAGGAACTATTGATGCGACTGTAACTACACAGTTAGAGGAAATCAAAAAAGCTTTACAATCATTAGACTTAGGAAGTGAAGGGATTGCCGAAGCTTAA